In Brachyhypopomus gauderio isolate BG-103 unplaced genomic scaffold, BGAUD_0.2 sc97, whole genome shotgun sequence, the following are encoded in one genomic region:
- the LOC143496598 gene encoding E3 ubiquitin-protein ligase TRIM39-like produces MAATNPLSEEEFSCPVCCDIFRDPVLLSCSHSVCKTCLQQFWETKGSRECPICRRRSSKSNPPLNRALKNLCESFLASRSQRFSAGSEVLCSLHNEKLKVFCLEDQQPVCVVCQISKAHKTHDCCPVDEAVCDFKNKLKTSLESLQQHLKVLEKDKQVCDKTAAHIKYQAQHTERQIKEEFEKIHQFLRDEEAARIAALKEEEEQKSHMMRRKIEEMSGEIASLSDQIRNTEKEMEAENIPFLLNVSSTLKQVHHTPKQHEKVSGALINVAKHLSNLKFRVWERMQKILQYYPVTLDPNTAHPKLHLSDDLTTVELRPQKSLLPDNTERFDACVCVLGSEGFNSGTHFWDVDVGDSDDWVLGVIRESECRKGGKVWESMWSLGYYKNTGKYWTRCPGQKHHYFTPREKVQRVRVQLDWDRGKVTFTDLLTSSHLHTLTHTFTDTVFPLFYNYSSFPMRILPAKISVTVEQQS; encoded by the exons atggctgctacaaaccctctgtcagaagaagagttttcatgtcctgtgtgctgtgacatcttcagggatcctgttctactgtcatgtagccacagtgtgtgtaaaacctgtctgcagcagttctgggaaaccaAGGGATCTCGAGAATGTCCAATTTGTAGAAGAAGATCTTCTAAATCCAACCCTCCTCTTAATCGTGCACTAAAGAACCTGTGTGAGTCTTTTCTAGCGAGCAGGAGTCAGAGATTTTCTGCTGGGTCTGAggttctctgcagtctgcacaatgagaaactcaaagtcttctgtctggaggaccaacagcctgtgtgtgtggtgtgtcagatttcaaaggcacataaaactcacgactgctgtccagtagatgaagctgtgtgtgactttaag aacaaactcaagacctcactggagtctctacagcagcatctgaaggtCTTAGAGAAAGATAAACAAGTCTGTGataaaacagcagcacacattaag tatcaggcccagcacacagagaggcagataaaggaggagtttgagaagatccaccagtttctaagagatgaagaagcagcaagaatagctgcactgaaggaggaagaggagcagaagagtcacatgatgaggaggaagattgaggagatgagtggagaaatagcatctctttcagatcaaattagaaacacagagaaggagatggaagctgagaacatcccgttcttacta AACGTGTCGTCCACATTGAAACA agttcatcacaccccaaaacaacatgagaaggtgtcaggagctctgatcaatgtagcaaaacatctttccaacctgaagttcagagtctgggagagaatgcagaagattctccagtact accctgttactctggaccccaacactgcacatccaaaactccacctgtctgatgatctcactactgtagaactcagaccacagaaatcactgcttcctgataatacagagagatttgatgcgtgtgtgtgtgtcctgggctctgagggctttaactcagggacacacttctgggatgttgatgttggagacagtgatgactgggtactgggtgtaattagagaGTCTGAATGTAGAAAGGGAGGGAAGGTCTGGGAGTCAATGTGGAGTCTGGGCTACTATAAAAACACTGGTAAATACTGGACACGCTGCCCAGGACAGAAACATCACTACTTCACACCTAGAGAGAaagtgcagagggtcagagttcagctggactgggacagggggaaagtgacattcactgatcttctaaccagttcacacctTCACACtttaacacacacttttactgacacTGTTTTCCCATTATTCTATAATTACAGTTCATTTCCTATGAGGATCTTACCAGCAAAGATATCAGTAACAGTGGAACAGCAAAGTTAA
- the LOC143496600 gene encoding zinc-binding protein A33-like, whose amino-acid sequence MMRRKIEEMSGEIATLSDQIRNTEKKMEAENIPFLLNVLSTLKQVHHTPKQHEKVSGALINVAKHLSNLKFRVWERMQKILQYYPVTLDPNTAHPRLHLSDDLTTVEQRPYKLLLPDNPERFNQHVCVLGSEGFNSGTHCWDVDVGDSEIWELGVIGESEWRKGKSYWNSVWGLCYIMSTDKYWTQWPGQKYYPLQPSEKVQRVRVQLDWDRGKVTFTDLLTSSHLCTVTHTFTHTVFPLFYNESSSSMRILPAKISVTVEQQN is encoded by the exons atgatgaggaggaagattgaggagatgagtggagaaatagcaactctttcagatcaaatcagaaacacagagaagaagatggaagctgagaacatcccgttcttacta aacgtgttgtccacattgaaaca agttcatcacaccccaaaacaacacgagaaggtgtcaggagctctgatcaatgtagcaaaacatctttccaacctgaagttcagagtctgggagagaatgcagaaaattctccagtact accctgttactctggaccccaacactgcacatccacgcctccacctgtctgatgatctcactactgtagaacAGAGACCATACAAATTactgcttcctgataatccagagagatttaatcagcatgtgtgtgtcctgggctctgagggctttaactcagggacacactgctgggatgttgatgttggagacagtgaaATATGGGAACTGGGTGTAATTGGAGAGTCTGAATGGAGAAAGGGAAAGTCTTACTGGAATTCAGTGTGGGGTCTATGCTACATTATGAGCACTGATAAATACTGGACACAGTGGCCAGGACAGAAATATTACCCCCTCCAACCTTCTGAGAaagtgcagagggtcagagttcagctggactgggacagggggaaagtaacattcactgatcttctaaccagttcacacctgtgcactgtaacacacacttttactcacACTGTTTTCCCATTATTCTATAATGAAAGTTCCTCTTCTATGAGGATCTTACCAGCAAAGATATCAGTAACAGTGGAACAGCAAAATTAA